In Nasonia vitripennis strain AsymCx unplaced genomic scaffold, Nvit_psr_1.1 unplaced0106, whole genome shotgun sequence, the sequence GATCTGAGGCAACGCAGCAGGTTGTAGAAATGAGTAGACTCGTGTCTAAGTTAAAATGCGATTTATTGACGAAGTATAAAACaggttctctctcttctcgagcGTGTTGCCTGAACGAACGCTAGATGCTCTCTCATAACGATGGCGGGCAAGCTCGAGCGCGTCGCCCGATCGCCACGCATCGTGGTGGCTCGGAGGTGGCGCCGCTGGAAGCCGGTGGCCGGATGGTCAACTGAAGTCTGGTCGAGGGACGAGACGCTGCTTGCGTCTGTGACTCCGGGGGTGACCAGGATGGGTCCCCACAGCTACTCCCCGCCAGTGACGAGCGGCTTGAGGAGGAACGAGACTCGGGTAGGTTGCCTGTTGAGGGAGTTGTCTCGGCTCGCTCGTGCTGACGAAGGTGGCAGGCCCGGTGGTGTTGGAGAGGCCTGCGCCTGGAGCGGCTGCGAGGCGTGCTGGTGTGGAGACTGGGCCTCCGGAGCGGGCGCTGCCAGCTGTGCTGGCTCCGTCGAGGCCTGCGTCGAGGCAGGCTGGGGCGCTGGCTGTGAGTTGGGAGCTGCCGGGGCTGGCGCCTGTACAGGCCGCGCGCTCGGCGAAGCTGGCTGCGGAGAGGCCGGCGGAGAGGGCCCTCGATCCGCCGACGCAGGTGCAGCCTGACTAGGAGAGGCCAACGGAGAGTCCTCTCGGTCCGTTGGCTTCGGGGAAGCGGCGCTCGGTGAGGCCGGCGGAGAGCGGACTCGATCCGCCAGCGGCGGTAGTGGAGCGGGCAGCGGAGAGTCCTCTCGATCCGCCGACTCGGTGAAGG encodes:
- the LOC116418221 gene encoding translation initiation factor IF-2-like, coding for MCCAPTPWPTALPAVLLGLRSTFKEDLQASPAEMCSGRRCDCQRLLRPVIASRSHAPAFVVELRTLMQKLRAVPGSRHAAPQAPFFHPDLRTCKYVFRRVETVRRTLEPPYSGPYKVLERLNDRVYRIEINGQSKAITTASLKPAFTESADREDSPLPAPLPPLADRVRSPPASPSAASPKPTDREDSPLASPSQAAPASADRGPSPPASPQPASPSARPVQAPAPAAPNSQPAPQPASTQASTEPAQLAAPAPEAQSPHQHASQPLQAQASPTPPGLPPSSARASRDNSLNRQPTRVSFLLKPLVTGGE